The nucleotide window TAAGAAGAACCGCGAAGCGTATCGCGAGAGGATTATTAAGGCAGGCGGCCAGGTTCGGCTTCTGTATCTGCAAGCCAGTCCGGATCTTCTGCGTAGTCGCTTGCGCCAACGGGCTAAGCATATCGAAGCCAATGCTGCATTTGAAATTACAGATACGATTTTGGAAGGATATCTACAGAGCTTTGAAGTTCCGCAGGGGGAAGGGGAGTTGATCATCAAACAGAAGTAATTAACTATAATTTAAATATAATAACCATCGCTATAATTGCTATCACCGCAAGAATCATCATTGATAGAAAGAAATTTTCCTGCTTCATGGATCAGTTTCTCCTTTCTTTGGGTTATGCATTCATTAATAAAATATTAGTAAATTCATTATATCATGGTTTTAATATTAAATACACTAGAAAAAATATAAGATCTGTGTTAAACTATTTCCATCAGCTACTGAGTGGAAGCACACTTGAGCAAAAAAATTCAGTTTTATAAGTCGTATCGCAGCGTGATCAGCGTGATATGTGGATTGAAATTAGTGTATTTATTATAATAAAAAGAAATTGAAAACAATTTCTTTTTATTTTGGTTAAGTATTAAATGTAAAAATTATAATCTAGACTTATTTAATTGTTTTAATAAGAAATCTATAAAAAAAGATCCGCACTGGGATCTTTTTCGTTCTTACAGAGAATTGACCGCTTTTGCTAAGCGAGCCTTCTGACGTGCTGTGTAGTTCTTGTGCTTCAGATGGCTGGTAACGGCTTTATCTAATAAAGAATTTGCAGTGTTGTACGCTGCAACTGCTTTTTCCTTATCCTTCGCTTCTACGGCAACCAGGACTTCCTTAATTGCTGTTTTCAGCGCGGACTTTTCAGCAGTTTTCGCTGCATTTCTCTTTAAATTAGTAATCGAACGTTTCTTCTGAGACTTGATGTTTGGCATTCTGACACCTCCTCCGCATTTATACCTTAAGAATTATAACAAAAGGAAGGTGAAAATGCAAACACTAATGGAAAAAGGTGACAAGAAACAAGTGAAGAAGGGGGAGCATAACCTGTCATTTCTGCATAAAACAGCGGCATACCTTCAAGGGATTCAGTCCATACTAAGTCTGAGGTGAGCGTATGCGCAAACACAGAACGGATCTGGCCTACGAAGAAGTGCTGGATTTACAGGACAATGAGAATTTTACCCATACCAAAAAAAGTTACCACGGGATTACAACCCATCATATTTCCATTCATCATCCGTGTGAAGAAATTGAGAAGCAGCCAGGTGAGTACATTACCATCGAACTGGATGATCTGAATGATGCGAAACAACGGGAAGAAGCGATTGCGGTGACCGGCGATTGTTTGAAGCAGGTGATCGACGGCTTAAAACTCAGCGGCACCCGTGCGTTAATTGTCGGCTTAGGCAATCAGGAAATTACAGCGGACTCATTGGGGCCGATTGCGGCCAAGCAGGTGATTGTCACCGCCCATCTGCATCGGCTGCAGGAAGAAGAACTCGCACAGGGGACCAGCGAAGTCGCGGTGATTGTGCCGGGCGTGATGGGACAGACCGGTTTGGAAACCGCGGAATTCGTACAGGCTGTAGCCCGTCAGTTTCAACCTGATTTTGTCATCGCGATCGATGCTCTGGCGACCCGATCAATTGAACGGATCAACCGCGTCATTCAAATCAGTGATACCGGCATCCAGCCTGGGGGCGGTGTTGGAAATCATCGTAAAGTGCTCAACGAAGAATTAGTCCAAGCGCCGGTTGTGGCAATCGGGGTAGCGACGGTTGTCAGTATTGAAGCTCTGATCGATCAGGTGCTTTCGACCATTCAATGTGATGACTATCAGAAAGTCATGGATCATATCCATTATCAGGAATCTTATCAGATGGTCGTGACGCCTAAAGAAATGGATGAGGAAGTCAAGCATTTGACGGAGGTCATTTCCACAGCGATCAATCAGGTACTGCATCCCCGTTTTTCCCAGATGTAAGTCATGATCCCCCTTTCCTTCGCATAAACTGCGGAAAGAGAGGGGGATTTTTTCTTGAAAACAAAGCTGAAAATCACACTGAAATTACTGCTGATCCTGGCCTTTCTGGCAGTCACCTCATTCTTTACCGGCCTGGGTGATCTGCTTTCGCAGAATAAGACCTCTGTACTGGAGTCTATCCTGCATCCGGTGATCGATTTGGACCGCATCTCAATCAAAGAACAGCTGGCGCTGCTGCCGGACTTTAAACAAGCAGTGGAACGGATTGACGAAGTGGTCATCAACGAACCATTTGTACCTAAATTTGAAAAAGAAGAAAAACCGGAAAAGAAATCCGTTTACATCTATAACACGCATCAGTCGGAAACATACAGCGACGGCACCACAACCTATGAAATTGGGATGGAGCTGGCAAAAATGCTGGAAGAAGAAGGCTACTATGTTTATTTTCAAACCGGAAATTTTCTGCGGGAGGCCGAGGAAGAAGGCTTAAAGTACAACCAATTATATACGATTTCCCGTAGGCATATCAATGATACGTTTGCCGAGCACGGTGGGTTTGATCTGGTCATCGACCTGCATCGGGATTCGGCTCCGCGCTCAGCTTCGGTTTTTGAAAATGAGGGCATGACTTATGCCAAAATGATGTTTGTAGTCGGGATGAAATCATCAAATGCCGCACATGTCATGGCACATTCCCGGCAATTAACCGACAAAATTAACCAGGTGATGCCCGGTATAATGAGATCAGTCTTTGAACGGCAGTCCGTATACAATCAGGATATGGCGGAAAACATGGTGCTGCTGGAATTGGGAACCGATCAAAACAGCACAGAGGAAGTCCGCAATTCACTGCGGATTTTAGTCGAAGCGTTAACGAACGGAGGGATTGAATGAAACGGTTTATTCTGGATGCCTTTTTGATTTTAATCGTCGTCAGCATCGGCAGTACGCTGAATCAACAACAGCCTGAATCTACAATTCAGCAGCGCATCGAGGCTTTTAACCAACAGATTGAGAAGCAGGAGGTCATTGAGCCGCCGGTTCATCGGGCCTCCATGTATCAGATTCAGGAAAATACGGCGGGTCAGCTGGGAGCGAATATTTCTGAGATGGTGATACGAGTGGTTGAGGATTCAGTCCGCATGATCGCTTCGGCTTTTGGACAATGAGCCGCGCAACTTCAATTGGTTTATGGTATAATCGTTGACGTAACCAGTGAGGAGGGATGCCTCTTGAAAACAAGAGTTTTATTTATGGGTACACCGGAGTTTGCCTGCGGGATTTTACAGGCCCTAACGCAGCTGCCTTTTGTGGAGCTGGTCGGTGTGGTTTCCCAGCCGGACAAGAAGGTTGGCCGCCAACAGAAGCTGCAGATGACCCCAGTGCATGCTTTGGCTGAACAATTGGGACTGCCTGTTTTACAACCGCAGAAGATTCGGACGGATTATGCCGAAGTCCTGGATCTGCAGCCGGAACTGATCGTGACCTGTGCTTATGGTCAGATGGTGCCGGAAGCTGTGCTGAATGCACCGAAACATGGCTGCATTAACGTTCACGCGTCACTGCTGCCGAAATATCGCGGAGGATCACCCATCCATACCGCTATCATTCAAGGTGAAACGGAAAGCGGCGTCACCATCATGCAGATGGTAAAAAAGATGGATGCCGGAGATATGCTGGCGGTTAAAAAAGTCGCCATCGACGAGGAAGATACGACGGAAATGCTTCATGATAAGCTGCAGGCCGCTGGTTCTGCCTTGTTAAAGGAATGCCTTTTGGACTATCTTGAAGGTCGGATTACACCCATCGCCCAGGATGAAACCCAGGTCAGCTTCGCTTGGAATATTACGAAAGAACAGGAACAGATCGATTTTTCCCAAACCGGACGTCAGATCTACAATCAGATCCGCGGACTGATTTCCTGGCCGGTCGGCTATGGTGTGATCGCCGGGCAGAAGATGAAATTTTGGGGTGTGCGCTATCGTGAGGATAAAACCGAGCAGCCTAGCGGAACGATTCTCGGGTTTGACGAGATGGGGATGCTGGTGGCAGCTGGCGGGGTGATGATTGTCATCACCGAACTGCAGATGGAAGGCAAAAAACGCGTCGGTGCCAAAGATTTCTACAATGGCAAAGGCAAGCAGCTGATCGGCTGCCGCTTTGAATCTGTCACTTCAACAGTGGCACAGGTAAAAGAATCAGTATGAGGAAACCGGTGATGAAGCCGGTTTTTCATTGGCGTGAAAATGGGACTGATCTTAAAGATGCTGAATCAGAAATCTCTCTTTCTGGCTCAGGAATAAAGAATTTCCGCCTGTTTCTAATAATGAGATAAACAGGTTCTGCTTTCTTTTGAGATCGGCTTTTGATATAATAGGACAGAAGTTTAAGGAGGAATGGCAATGGATCAGTCGAAGATCAGAAACTTTTCGATCATTGCCCATATCGACCATGGCAAATCGACCTTGGCGGATCGGATTCTGGAAATGACCGATACCGTTCAGCATCGAGAAATGGTGGATCAGATTCTGGATTCTCTGGATCTGGAACGGGAACGCGGCATTACAATTAAGCTGAATGCAGTTCAGCTGAAATATCGGGCGAAGGATGGCGAGGAATATGTTTTCCATCTGATTGACACGCCCGGACACGTCGATTTTACCTATGAGGTATCCCGCTCACTGGCGGCCTGTGAAGGGGCGGTGCTGGTTGTGGATGCGGCGCAGGGAATTGAAGCGCAGACTCTGGCTAATGTCTATTTGGCGCTGGACAATGATCTGGAGATCGTGCCGGTCATCAATAAAATTGATCTGCCGAGTGCGCAGCCGGAAGTCGTTAAGGAAGAAATTGAAAATGTAATTGGATTGGATTGCACAGAGGCTCCGTTAATATCAGCGAAAACCGGATTAAATGTGCAGGATGTACTGGAAGAAATCGTAAAGAAAGTTCCGGCGCCCTCTGGGGATCCTCAAGCGCCTTTAAAAGCGTTGGTCTTTGATTCCATCTATGATTCGTACCGCGGCGTCATCGTTTTCGTCCGGGTTAAAGAAGGACGGATTCAGGTTGGCGATAAAATTCGTTTCATGAATAATCAGGCTGAATATGAAGTGCTGGAATGCGGTGTGCGCAATCCGAAGGAAGTCAAACTGGGCGCTTTGGAATGCGGCGAAGTCGGCTGGTTTGCCGCCAGCATCAAATCGGTGCAGGATGTCAGCGTCGGGGCAACGGTAACACAGGCCGACAATCCGGCTAAGGAAGCCCTGCCGGGTTATCGCAAAATGAATCCGATGGTATACTGCGGTCTGTATCCGACGGATTCTGCGAAATACAACGATTTGCGCGATGCCCTGGAGAAGCTGAAGCTCAACGATGCTTCCCTGCAGTTTGAGGCAGAAACTTCCCAAGCGCTGGGCTTTGGCTTCCGCTGCGGATTTTTAGGTCTGCTGCACATGGATGTCGTTCAGGAACGGCTGGAACGGGAATACAATCTGTCGTTGATTGCCACGGCGCCCAGCGTTATCTATCATTGTTATCTGACGGATGGATCCATGGTGAAGATTGACAATCCGGCGCATTTGCCGGAGGTTCAGCGGATCGATCGGCTGGAGGAACCGTATGTCAAGGCCAGCATCATGGTGCCGAACGAATATATCGGAGCGGTGATGGAGCTATGTCAGAACAAACGCGGTATCTATAAGGATATGCATTACATTGATGCCAACCGCAATACGCTGGAATATGAGATTCCGTTAGGCGAAATTGTTTTTGATTTCTTTGATAAACTGAAAAGCTGTACTAAGGGTTATGCTTCTCTGGACTATGAAATCAGCGAATACAAAAAGAGTGACCTGGTGAAGATGGATATTCTGCTTAACGGCGAACTGATTGACGCCTTATCGATCATTGTTCATCGTGATTTCGCGTATGCCCGCGGCAATTCCATCACGGTGAAGCTGAAAGAGCTGATTCCGAAGCAGCAGTTTGAGATTCCGGTGCAGGCGGCGGTTAATGGTAAGATCATTGCCCGCACCAACATCAAGTCATTGCGTAAAAACGTTTTGGCGAAATGCTATGGCGGCGATATTTCGCGTAAGAAAAAGCTGTTGGAAAAACAGAAAGAGGGCAAGAAACGGATGAAGGCGGTCGGCTCTGTGGAAATTCCGCAGGAGGCCTTTATGGCAGTCTTGTCGATGGATGACGATAAATAAAACAGGTCGGCAGCTGCCGCCTGTTTTCAGTTTGTTTCTTGTTTCTGTGTTCCGGGTTGATCGGGTTATCAAGCTGAGTGGAAGTCAGTTCCCAGGCTGAAAAACAGCTCGGCGCGTCGGTATGAAAACAAGGCTTAAAATAAGATAATGAGAAACAGAAAGAAAGGATCGGTAGACGATGATGAGCATTATTGAAGAAATACAAGAGCTGCGCAGGGACTGCGGTTGGGATAAAACCGACACGCCGGCGATTTTGGCGAAATCTGTATTTGCGGAAGCTGGAGAATTGTTGGAATGCTTTGTTGAACAGGAAGAAACTCCGGACTGGAACGCGGTGA belongs to Holdemania massiliensis and includes:
- the rpsT gene encoding 30S ribosomal protein S20, giving the protein MPNIKSQKKRSITNLKRNAAKTAEKSALKTAIKEVLVAVEAKDKEKAVAAYNTANSLLDKAVTSHLKHKNYTARQKARLAKAVNSL
- the gpr gene encoding GPR endopeptidase, with amino-acid sequence MRKHRTDLAYEEVLDLQDNENFTHTKKSYHGITTHHISIHHPCEEIEKQPGEYITIELDDLNDAKQREEAIAVTGDCLKQVIDGLKLSGTRALIVGLGNQEITADSLGPIAAKQVIVTAHLHRLQEEELAQGTSEVAVIVPGVMGQTGLETAEFVQAVARQFQPDFVIAIDALATRSIERINRVIQISDTGIQPGGGVGNHRKVLNEELVQAPVVAIGVATVVSIEALIDQVLSTIQCDDYQKVMDHIHYQESYQMVVTPKEMDEEVKHLTEVISTAINQVLHPRFSQM
- a CDS encoding MazG nucleotide pyrophosphohydrolase domain-containing protein, with the protein product MMSIIEEIQELRRDCGWDKTDTPAILAKSVFAEAGELLECFVEQEETPDWNAVKSEIADVLMYAMSICIDQGWDVDEVIREKFADVRRRYL
- the lepA gene encoding translation elongation factor 4, with product MDQSKIRNFSIIAHIDHGKSTLADRILEMTDTVQHREMVDQILDSLDLERERGITIKLNAVQLKYRAKDGEEYVFHLIDTPGHVDFTYEVSRSLAACEGAVLVVDAAQGIEAQTLANVYLALDNDLEIVPVINKIDLPSAQPEVVKEEIENVIGLDCTEAPLISAKTGLNVQDVLEEIVKKVPAPSGDPQAPLKALVFDSIYDSYRGVIVFVRVKEGRIQVGDKIRFMNNQAEYEVLECGVRNPKEVKLGALECGEVGWFAASIKSVQDVSVGATVTQADNPAKEALPGYRKMNPMVYCGLYPTDSAKYNDLRDALEKLKLNDASLQFEAETSQALGFGFRCGFLGLLHMDVVQERLEREYNLSLIATAPSVIYHCYLTDGSMVKIDNPAHLPEVQRIDRLEEPYVKASIMVPNEYIGAVMELCQNKRGIYKDMHYIDANRNTLEYEIPLGEIVFDFFDKLKSCTKGYASLDYEISEYKKSDLVKMDILLNGELIDALSIIVHRDFAYARGNSITVKLKELIPKQQFEIPVQAAVNGKIIARTNIKSLRKNVLAKCYGGDISRKKKLLEKQKEGKKRMKAVGSVEIPQEAFMAVLSMDDDK
- a CDS encoding stage II sporulation protein P, with the protein product MKTKLKITLKLLLILAFLAVTSFFTGLGDLLSQNKTSVLESILHPVIDLDRISIKEQLALLPDFKQAVERIDEVVINEPFVPKFEKEEKPEKKSVYIYNTHQSETYSDGTTTYEIGMELAKMLEEEGYYVYFQTGNFLREAEEEGLKYNQLYTISRRHINDTFAEHGGFDLVIDLHRDSAPRSASVFENEGMTYAKMMFVVGMKSSNAAHVMAHSRQLTDKINQVMPGIMRSVFERQSVYNQDMAENMVLLELGTDQNSTEEVRNSLRILVEALTNGGIE
- the fmt gene encoding methionyl-tRNA formyltransferase encodes the protein MKTRVLFMGTPEFACGILQALTQLPFVELVGVVSQPDKKVGRQQKLQMTPVHALAEQLGLPVLQPQKIRTDYAEVLDLQPELIVTCAYGQMVPEAVLNAPKHGCINVHASLLPKYRGGSPIHTAIIQGETESGVTIMQMVKKMDAGDMLAVKKVAIDEEDTTEMLHDKLQAAGSALLKECLLDYLEGRITPIAQDETQVSFAWNITKEQEQIDFSQTGRQIYNQIRGLISWPVGYGVIAGQKMKFWGVRYREDKTEQPSGTILGFDEMGMLVAAGGVMIVITELQMEGKKRVGAKDFYNGKGKQLIGCRFESVTSTVAQVKESV